The region GCAGCCGACGCCCACGGTGAAGTAGGTCTTCCCCTCGGCGGCGTAGCGGGGGATGAGGAAGGAGAGCAGGCCGCAGACCCGCTCCACGAACTCCCGCGCGTCCGGGTGGGCGAGCACGGCCTCGCGCACGGCGGGGTCGCGCCCGGTGAGCGGCCGGAGGGCCGGGTCGTAGTGGGGGTTGGGCAGAAAGCGGACGTCGAAGAGCGTGTCCACGTCCAGCGGGGCCCCGTGCTTGAAGCCGAACGAGATCAGGCTGACCGTCAGGCGGCCGGAGAGGGACTCGGCGAGCCGCTTGAAGCGGAGCCGCACGTCGAGCGCCGAGAGGCCCGAGGTGTCCACCACCACGTCGGCCCGCTCCCGCAGCGGGGCGAGCTCGCGCCGCTCGGAGCGGATGGCCTCCAGGACGTCCCCGCCGCGGGCCGCGGGGTGAGGCCTGCGGCTCTCCTTGTAGCGGCGGATCAGCGTGGCGTCGTCCGCCTCCAGAAACAGCAGCCGCTTCTCCCACCCCCCTGCCCCCTCCACCCCGTCGATCACCCTCTCCAGCTCGCCGCCGAAGTAGCGCCGCCCGCGGATGTCGGCGACCACGACCACCCCCTCGGGGCCGGCGGGGCTGCCGGCGCTCATCTCCATGACCTCGGGGATCATCCGGGGCGGGAGGTTGTCGATGCAGAAGTAGCCGGCGTCCTCGAAGGCCCGCAGGGCGTTGGACTTCCCGGCGCCGGAGAGGCCGGTGATCACGACGATCTGCCGCCGCTGCGCGGCCGGGGTTCGCGTGGGGTGCGGAGCCTCCTCGCTCACGCGGCGCCGCTCCGGGTCTCCTGGGGCGAAGGGACCATCCTGCCGGGTGAGCCTAACACCGGGCGGCGGCTTTGGCAACCGCGATCTCCCGCTTTTAAAGCGGGTTTAACCCTAGCGGTGCAGCCGGGCGTGGATCTCGCGGGCCACCCTGCCGGGCAGCCCGGGCACGGCCTCGAGCTCCTCCAGGGAGGCCTCGAGAAAGGCCTGCGGGGTCCCGAAGTGCTCCAGTATGCGCCGCTTGCGCACCGGCCCCACGCCGGGCAGGTCGTCGAGCACCGAGGCGGTCAT is a window of Rubrobacter xylanophilus DSM 9941 DNA encoding:
- the rapZ gene encoding RNase adapter RapZ; this translates as MSEEAPHPTRTPAAQRRQIVVITGLSGAGKSNALRAFEDAGYFCIDNLPPRMIPEVMEMSAGSPAGPEGVVVVADIRGRRYFGGELERVIDGVEGAGGWEKRLLFLEADDATLIRRYKESRRPHPAARGGDVLEAIRSERRELAPLRERADVVVDTSGLSALDVRLRFKRLAESLSGRLTVSLISFGFKHGAPLDVDTLFDVRFLPNPHYDPALRPLTGRDPAVREAVLAHPDAREFVERVCGLLSFLIPRYAAEGKTYFTVGVGCTGGRHRSVAIAEELARRLGAGRIGGEVDLYVRHRDLESG